From one Actinomycetes bacterium genomic stretch:
- a CDS encoding metal ABC transporter permease: MDWFTEAFEPQFMQRALLAGILASVACSVAGTWVVVRGLAFLGDALAHGVIPGLALAVLWGFNPVVGALAAALVMTLAVTVVSSRTNLREDTGIGLLFVGMLALGVIIVSKSTSFATSVTNLLFGEVLGVTASDLRVQAVAAGAVVTAGIVLYRPMLALAFNQDKAATLRMRPVAAHAALMVMLAVAIVASFQAIGTLLVFGLLIGPPATAMLLVRRVSAVMVASVVIGAICVTLGLAISFHHGTAGGATIAGLSVLAFFLVFTVKELSAAIRRMGSSSFPQTPEEPA, translated from the coding sequence ATGGATTGGTTCACCGAGGCCTTCGAGCCACAGTTCATGCAGAGGGCGCTGCTCGCCGGAATCCTGGCCTCCGTAGCGTGCTCCGTGGCGGGCACCTGGGTTGTGGTGCGCGGCCTGGCCTTCCTGGGTGACGCCCTGGCCCACGGGGTGATCCCGGGCCTGGCACTGGCCGTGCTGTGGGGATTCAACCCCGTGGTCGGGGCGCTGGCGGCTGCTCTCGTGATGACCCTGGCAGTCACGGTGGTGAGCAGTCGAACGAACCTGCGGGAGGACACGGGCATCGGCCTGCTGTTCGTGGGCATGCTTGCCCTCGGAGTGATCATCGTGTCCAAGTCGACGTCATTCGCGACGAGTGTCACCAACCTGCTCTTCGGTGAGGTGCTCGGCGTGACGGCGAGCGACTTGCGTGTTCAGGCCGTGGCAGCAGGTGCGGTGGTGACGGCCGGCATCGTCCTGTACAGGCCGATGCTGGCCCTGGCCTTCAACCAGGACAAGGCCGCGACGCTCCGCATGCGTCCGGTGGCCGCCCATGCCGCGCTGATGGTCATGCTGGCGGTGGCGATCGTCGCTTCCTTCCAGGCGATCGGAACCCTGCTGGTGTTCGGGCTGCTCATCGGGCCCCCGGCCACAGCGATGCTGCTCGTGCGACGTGTGTCGGCGGTGATGGTCGCGTCGGTCGTGATCGGCGCGATCTGCGTGACCCTCGGCCTGGCCATCAGCTTCCACCACGGGACAGCCGGCGGAGCCACGATCGCCGGGTTGTCGGTGCTGGCGTTCTTCTTGGTGTTCACGGTGAAGGAACTGTCTGCAGCCATTCGCAGGATGGGCAGCAGTTCCTTTCCACAGACTCCTGAGGAACCGGCTTGA